In Silene latifolia isolate original U9 population chromosome X, ASM4854445v1, whole genome shotgun sequence, the following proteins share a genomic window:
- the LOC141621521 gene encoding uncharacterized protein LOC141621521 gives MILDPNGLWFRSQTVVRGVTNSTQENMTHGVTCWSNASDEDKEMWFNNFRRVFYWPTNLERLVWQRYNDIGKKRLRDNMYKVSKRKKAPSFMKGSSYEEYTKYRNSPEFKEASARNKINRKGGDKDAEVEPTHYGGSQSFHDRVVLDTKKNKGKVPTIVDLFVDTHAKKTSKGKLIFAKEKDQQLYEQFLVRRKNNPEIDDNELWFDLVEGFQRGDVYGAGSAKEIFYPPTRRRGSISSQQQPYTPSVVSVLQAQLAERERQDAERERRDAERDAEIRRMKEEMERMNSFFANCNTGWRPQPKDPRDPNHGGGSGAGASFPVM, from the exons ATGATCCTTGATCCGAATGGTCTttg gtttagaagtcaaacagttgttcgtggtgtgactaatagcacccaagagaacatgacacacggcgttacttgttggagtaacgctagtgatgaagataaggagatgtggttcaacaacttccgg cgtgtgttctattggccaaccaaccttgagcgcctagtttggcaaaggtataatgacattggcaagaagaggctaagggacaacatgtataaggtgtctaagaggaagaaggcgccatctttcatgaaag gttcgtcatatgaggaatataccaagtaccggaacagtcctgagttcaaggaagcatcggcccggaacaagatcaacaggaaaggaggagataaggatgcggaagttgagcctactcattatggagggtctcaatcttttcatgatcgtgtggtgttagat accaagaagaataagggtaaggtacccacgattgttgatctctttgttgacactcacgcaaagaagacaagtaagggcaagttgatcttcgcgaaggaaaaagatcaacagttatat gaacaattccttgtccgtaggaagaacaacccggaaattgatgacaatgagctatggtttgatcttgttgaggggttccaaagaggagatgtgtatggagccgggtcggcaaaggagattttctaccctcctacaagaagaagagggtcaatttcctcccaacaacaaccttataccccaagtgtcgtgagtgtgctccaagctcaattagccgagagggagaggcaggatgccgagagggagaggcgggatgccgagagagatgctgaaattcggaggatgaaggaggaaatggaacggatgaactccttcttcgccaattgcaacactgggtggcgcccgcaaccaaaggatcctagagatcctaatcatggaggtggtagtggagcgggagcaagtttcccTGTTATGTAG